Genomic DNA from Synechococcus sp. UW179A:
GGAAGCCTGAAGCCATGAAAGCGAGGCTGAGAGCTATACAAGACCCGAAAGGGAAAAGCAGGGAGCGTTGAGTGTCGCTATCGATCTCCCGACAAAACAACCTCACACCAATCACGCCCCGCCAAGTGCGGGGTTTTTCATTGCCCTGGAGCCTTGGCGTCACCGGCATCCGGGTCAGCTAAGCCCTCTCAAACACTGTGTTCTGAGCTATTCACCAGAAGCTCACCAGAACCTCGCAGGGTCTACACCAGAGCTGTGTAGTGGGGTTCACCAGAAGGGCTGTGATCTTGAAGGAGTCGAGGGGCAGCACCCCCAACACAACTCACAAACTCAATTTACTCACTTCAAAACCATGACTACACTCAACACCCAAGACCAAATCATTGAACTCACTGACGATCAACTCGAAGCAGCCCAAGGGGGGAATTGGGGAACAGTTATTGACGTTGCTTTTGGCTTTGTTCCAATTGCAGGCAAGATCAATGCTATTTCCAAACTTTGGGGCGGAAGTGTTGGAGACCAGACTAATGATATTATCAAACAACTAAGCTGACTATTCGAGTCAATCGCTAAAACGCAAGCCCCGCCAAGTGCGGGGCTTTTTATTGACCTGGGAAAATAGCGATCATCAATGCACTAATAACCTGGCCTAAGAGCTGCAGAATGATCAATAAAAACACAATATTTGCTATCAATATTTGCTTATCATTTTTGCAATACGGAAATTTTATAAACCAATGAGATCTTCTTGAATACCAGTAAAAATCTGCTTTCTGTCTAATCCTCAGATGCTCAAAACGAATGAATCTCTTTGTTTCTACCCTTTTAATTCCAACCCTTCCAAGGATCCCGTCTTTCCATTGATATTCGTCAATCGGAGCCTGCCCACTTTTGCTACCGGATCTATATGTTTGAGCTATTGAATACATCTGTGAACTCCAACCAACCCATTGTTTCTCAAATCTAGGACTTGAGTGACATTGGTCTTTGTTGATGGCAGTCAGCACCTCGGCAGGATGTGGGTCACAAGGTCAGCGTTGACCCAGCGGATCACGCCTGAATCCACATCGGCGATCTGGAAGCTCGTACCTACGGACGCGAGATAGCTGCTACTACTGGGGGAAGTCTTAGAGACTCTGATGACTGAAGAGCAAGGCAAAAAGGAGGAAGTCAAGGAAGAGACAACTAAGGCAGAGCAGGGCAAGGAAGAGTTGACTGATGAAGAGGCAAAGGGTGTCAGTGGCGGTAGAGCAAGATGTCCTGGGACAGCTGATTTCATTAGAGGAGATTTGAAATGACCGAAGAGCAAGCCAAGAAACTCAATGACGACAAGAAAGAGAACGAGTCACCAGAACTTACGGAAGAGATGAGTGAAGATGAACTCAGCGGATTAAGCGGTGGATTCAAGTTTCATGAGCACAAACAGAACCCAACCCAAGTCCCAATCTCACAACCACTGGATGATTGAACAATCACCGAAGAGAAAGCCAAGAAACACCGGACTCTCTGACTCGGGCGAGTTGTAGACCCCGTGATCAATCGACATGCCCTCAAAACCAGGACACCAGTACTAGCCCCGAATGGTAGAGCCTGCTCGGCTCCTTTCAGAAGGGCCAAGCCGGATGGTGCTCTGAGTACGG
This window encodes:
- a CDS encoding DUF3104 domain-containing protein, producing MPCSALVVSSLTSSFLPCSSVIRVSKTSPSSSSYLASVGTSFQIADVDSGVIRWVNADLVTHILPRC